The following nucleotide sequence is from Scheffersomyces stipitis CBS 6054 chromosome 4, complete sequence.
GAGAGACACTCTCACTCCACAAGTTGCTTTCATTCGTCGTTGGAATTCACTACAAAGTAGGTCAGATATGAGAAACATCTACTATTATTTATTTTCAGCTTGGCTAATCGTGAGGTTCGTCATGGCAGAAGCACTGGAAGATTGCCCAGAGCTAATCACATTGCTGGATGAGAATGCAATGTGCTACCTGCATTTGTATGGAATAAGGATTGCAGAGAGACGGAAAAGGCTACCATTCAGATGGGGAGTTGTATGATGAAGGCACGCCACCTGCACTAGTCGTTTCcacagaagaaaacagagaTAAATTGGGAATTACAGATCAATTGAGGATTCTAACGGCAAATGCAACGCGTGTTCCACCATACAATGACCAGACTGATTACTGTAAAGAGTTAACTGAGCTCGTATATAAGTATAGGCGTAGCAATGAAGACTGGTCCGTCTTTAAATAACGCTTCCACGATGATAATTACAATGTGCAAAATTCAAACTACTCCCCTGATGTGAATTGAAATAACTCAGACAGCAACTCACCATAGGGCACTCGAGAAATACCTGGTCTAATTGTACAATTCCATTTAAGATTTGGTTAGCCGTCAGCTTTGCCGCAGCCAAATCAATTGGAGGCGGAACAACATGACCTCGTTTAGGATTTTAATTTTATGCTGCAAAGACCAACACCATAATGTGATCTATCGAGATCTTCCGGACTTGCTCCCTTACATTGTATCTCTATAACAGTTTCTAGCTATACATTCTAGTAGATAAATTTCTAGTCTACTAACTTTGCGAcattatttcaatttcaatcGGCAGACGACATTTTGATAGGGGAGGTGCGAATAGAGTGAATAACCTACTAATTTCAGAATGGATGTATttcgtttcatttcattcCGTAGATTACACCAATTTATTGGCTCCCTCCTCTTCAACACAGCTAATACGGCCATTGTTGTCCCCAACAGTTTCAGGAGCAACTCTTACGTAAGCCCACACTCTTTATGTGTCCCGATAACTCTATCTCTCTCGATTAATTAATTGGTTAAATTGTTTCTGTCGTTATCTAAAGTCCTTCTACAGCAGCTTCACTAAGGGGTTTATTTATCTATGGAATACCTTTTATTATGTGTCGGCAGATTTGAGTCTGGGGTAAAGCAGGCTTGTTGCTGGTTAGCTTTGGAAACAAGGTTTGTTCTATAGGTTTGGTTTCTCTCTGCTCTCTGTCTGTCGTGGTAGAAGCTATTGGAACCGGATCTTGTTTCCGTTTTCCAGATTCCGTCGCTTGGGTGGGACAACTAACTGTCTGTTATCTGGCCAATGAGATGCTGGTCTATCACGTGAGCTCAGCGGCGAGCGTTTCCGGCTTGAGACAACCGGAAAGGACCGCGAACTGCAGACAGAACCGGCCATTTTTGCAGATTAGATGGAGATCGTATTCCTCGGACGGCATAGTGAATCACAGCATACAGACACGAGACAAAGTCTACAAGCCAACAGGCAATTTTCAAAAGGCTTTTAAGCGATTGCCAGACACAACACGATGGAGGCttacaagaagagaagcgACATCATGAGAGCAACAAGGCTGATCACGGGACGAGCAGCAGCCGAGTCGAACGCGACGGGAATGGGTAATCCTGAAGGTAGCACAGACAGGGTGGAGAACAGACTAAAGTGGAAAGTCGAAGAGTCAGCAACTTTTGAAGACTGCGCAGACAGACTTTGCGCAGACGCAGACACAGGAATGGTCCCGGACGTAGATTGAGTGGATTGAGTGGTAGACTGAGTGGTTGTCTGGGTGGTTGTGTGAGTCGTGGTCTGAGTCGTGGATTGAGTCGGGGTCAATTTGTCATATTCCACACGGCTAGTCAAATCGCAATCACCTTCACAGACAGCCGTTCCGGACGACAGTGGAATTGGCTCTTCTTGGCTGGCCTTATCAGACAGCAGGGGAAATTGGCCAGTTTCACTGGATCTTGGCGCGGGCGCagtgggtgcaaaattagTCGTATCGTAATTTGTTCCCCCTGGAGGCTTGGAAACCTTATCTGAGGTTGACTCAATATTAGATTCACACGAGGAGCAAGTAATAGTCGTGGAAATGTAATTAGTAGTACAATCAGTAGTGACAGAAGTTATTTCCGTAGGACTACTAACAATCTCCGTATAGCTAATAGAGGATGAGATATTTCCAGTAGAAGTACTGATTGAAAAAGTGCTCAAAGTGCCAGTATTGCTGGAGGAGGTGCTTTCAGACGTAGATAGACTGATAGTGGAAGTTGTCGTAGTTGCCTTTGTACTATCTTTGGTAGAGTCTGTGGTTTCCTTCGTACTGCTACtagtagaagtagtggAAGTTATAGATGTGTCGAGAACATTTGAACTCTTGTCAGTTTCCGTCAGACTTTCTGGACAGTATGTTTCTGTACTGGTGTTGATCAATGTGGTTGTAGTCTTGCTGGTGATGGTACTGTCGTTGGTGGATGTCTCTGAAGTAGACTCTTTGCTGGTTTCTTCGGTAGTTTCAGCTGTCGTAGAAGTTATAGATGTATTCAAAACACTTGAACTCTTGTCAATTTCTGTCAGACTATCCGGGCAATATGTTTCTGTACTAGTTGCAATCAGAGTAGTAGTGGTCTCACTGGGGAATACCGTCGTTGTCCTTGTACACCCCCCAGGACAAGTTGCAATGGTTATAATTGTAGTTCCACGGTTGGTAATTGTGATAGTGTATTCGGGAGGAGTGTTGGACAGAACCAGCGTAGATTCAGAGCTCGTCAATCCACTAGAAACAAAAGGAGAGGACAGCGCACCTTCAATGCTAGAGGAAGGGATTGTGGTGTAACTGGTAGTGGTtgatgaggaagaagactcagtTTCCAGACTACTTGTCCACGGACTAGGAACATCAACGGAACTAGAACTGGAAATAGAACTGGTGCATTGAAGACAGGGGCTAGTAATTTCTGAGGAGGATGAACTCAcagttgaagttgtttcgATAGAAGATGACGTATCATCAGAAGACAATGACTCGGTAGAAGTAAATACTGAAGATGTCGTTtcaactgaagaagataattCCTTCGAAGATGTGGCCTGAACGGAGGAGGACAATTCGACTGAAGATGTCGATTcaacagatgaagaagattcctttgaagatgtcaatTCCGAAGTTTCCTGAATAGAGGAAGATGATTCAActgaagaaatagaatcaGTAGTCTCAATTGTAGAGGACAGTTCATCATgcgaagaaagaattgaagattctgagCTCGTATAGATTGATGAATCAGCAATACTCGAAGACAGTGTTTCAGTACATTCCtcagttgttgaagatacttcagacgaagaagattcagtagaagaaagagaggaGGTCTCGGGGCATTCTTCAGTAGTTGAGGATTCAGAACTTGTGTAAACAGAGGTATCAGCCAAACTGGAAGAGTATATATCGGAGCTGCTTTCAATAAGAGAGGATGTATCTGAGCTAGAAGAGGATTCATCGCAATAAATAGTAGATAACAGACTGGAAGTATCTGATGAAATTTCAGGTTCATCACAACTTACAGAACTTGATGATTCAGACTCACAACCTGGACAGTGAGTAGACAGCTCTAAATCTGAAGAGCAAGATGTCGGAACCTTGACAATCACGGTGGCAGTAGCCAGTTCATCAGTACAAGGGATGGTAACCGTTGTTAAATATGTCTCTGTCCAGGTAGTAGTAGTGTAAACTGTTGAATATTCTACCGATCCAGAACTGTCTTCATAGCCGTCAATAACTACGAAATCCTGGCCACTCAGCTTTGTAATTTTTGTACCGTCTCCACATTGAATACTGTAGGCAAATATATGTCTAATAGCATCAGAGTTAGTTGGAAACTTCTCAAGACCTTGGAGAAAGACTCGGTAGTTATTGGCAACCGAATTAAATTTGAAGGTGATACTTTGTTCTTTGCAAGTTATGGTGTTTTGGACATTGATGGCAGTTTCCGGCAAAAGGAAGGAATTTAAGTTGTTTGTTGCTTTCAACGCAAACTGAGTACAATCTAGACTATCGTTGGTGGTCATACCAATACTCCCAGAGACAATACCACCATTACATTCTCCGGCAAGCATGAATATCTGTTCGTACATCTGAGGAGTCGAACGAGAGAAATACACAAGTTCTTTATCATTGCTAACAGGAGCAAAAAAGGGACCAGCATCGATATTAACAGTAGTTTGCAAACCACTCCAATTTATTTTATTTTCTCCAGGGACCAATATGCTAGCAGCAGTGGTATCTATCTCACTTCCAGAGCCTCCAGCATTAAACACAAAATCAAACGAGAGAGTTCCCGTAGCCTTGAAATCAGACTCGACAACAGAACTAGTGGTCGTGCAATTCAAGTAAGAATTTTGTGCAAGATAAGAAccatcaacagcaacacACAGAGCATAGATTGAATAGTCAGCAACAAGATACAACTGGTCTCCTGGAAACTTTGTTCTGAACACATTTGGCATCTCCAAGCTGAATTCGTCACCTTCAACTGCATCACCAGCTTCGATTTTCCATGTAAGTTTGGCAGTACGAATATCCTGAGCACGATTCAGCCctgaattgttgatgatttctAGAGATTGAAAGACATCCGTCAACTGTGCACCAAGTACAGAAGTAATAAGGACGAAGACGAGAATGCACATGTCAAAGATAGTATTTAGTTAGTATAATAAATTTAGTGAgagaaatggctgcgaaacAAAATTTTATGGATTGCGACGCAATtataaagaagaatactaAAACACAAGCGAAACATAAGTAAAACATCGGGCAAATCTAGACGAGGCACTCAAGTGGATTGTTATAAAATATCGAAGAGTTTAATAATAGCAAccttttcaaattgttcaTAAATGTATTTTAATTTGTGTCGGGAGTTGCTGTTACAATTCTCAAACAGGAAATTTTACTAAtattttcgcagccaaattATTCGACAATGTCATATTTAGAATAATACAATTTAATTGAAACTTATTATGAAACATTCACGAAAAGCTTGCACTTCTATTTACAAGATATTATACAAAAGTTAAGTAGCAAGGTGTTCTAGATATCGGCTATTGTTCCTTGGTGTTTGAAGTGGACTCTGTATACTTTTCGTAAAAATGAAACGTTTCAAAGCACACTTCAACCATGATCAAGATGATAATAATCCACTCCAAACgagttgatttcttctcaTTTAGTACCCCGAGAAAAGCACGCTGCTCGTCTGTGGCATAGTCTAGTTTTCGATTGAGAATGGCGATTCTAGAATTGATGTCCAAAACTTTAGATACCGAGTTGTAGATCTTCTCTAGAGTAGGCTCACTCCAATAGAGATCAGGAGTCTCAATTAACTCGCTATACAAATTCAACTTACCTCTGATAAGAAATAAACGGCCagtcaattgcaaaaaatcagattcagaagtgGTGATCTTCCTACCTTTGGCCAAGGACTCCGAATTCTGCTTGGTTAATTCCAAATGGTTCTCAAATGCATTCTCCAAAATGGACAAACGAGTAGACCTAGACAAGCCAATGGCAAATGCTGCCTTGTCCAAGTCACGTTTGTCACTCGTACTTCCTTGAACTACCATGATCTCTCCTTGAAGATAAGAGTTACCATTGTTAAGTGGATTTTTGGGCAAATCGTCCAACTCTATCcaatccatttcttcagattcaaagTCGTATCTGCCCAAAATGGAAGATTGTAAAATTGGAATAAAAGTCTTGATTAtggtttcttcgtcaaGAGCCCATCCTACAAGTGTTCCGTTAGACAAGATCATTAGATCTTTTCCATTGAGATTCACGTTAATGACCTCATCGGGGATGAGAATCTTATAGTCATAGCCCCGGATAGCTGGAAGTAATGCATCGAAGTCTATAGACTCTCCCACAGTTATTGAAGTCACAATAGAAAGGTATTTCTCCAATGTTTCAGAAGCTGCCGGAAATGTGGGGTGGTTATTGTCTTTAAGCAACGAAAGAATGTAATTGGTAGACTCAAACTGGAAATTCGGATCCGTCCTACGGAGTTTATGGCTgattgtcttcttcttgttggctgGTTTCACTTTTGCTTTAGGAACGGTTTCCACATCTGCTACTGAAGTTGAGCTGCTACTAGTAGAGTtaaatctgaaaaattgagatATCGGAAGTAAAGGTCTAGAAGTTCTGGGTATGATCAGAGAAACAGCCGGCAGCCGGATAGGCAGCACACACGAAGACTTCAACACACGTGAGATGA
It contains:
- the ALS6 gene encoding agglutinin-like protein 6 serine rich; protein product: MCILVFVLITSVLGAQLTDVFQSLEIINNSGSNRAQDIRTAKLTWKIEAGDAVEGDEFSLEMPNVFRTKFPGDQLYLVADYSIYASCVAVDGSYLAQNSYLNCTTTSSVVESDFKATGTLSFDFVFNAGGSGSEIDTTAASILVPGENKINWSGLQTTVNIDAGPFFAPVSNDKELVYFSRSTPQMYEQIFMLAGECNGGIVSGSIGMTTNDSLDCTQFALKATNNLNSFLLPETAINVQNTITCKEQSITFKFNSVANNYRVFLQGLEKFPTNSDAIRHIFAYSIQCGDGTKITKSSGQDFVVIDGYEDSSGSVEYSTVYTTTTWTETYLTTVTIPCTDESATATVIVKVPTSCSSDLESSTHCPGCESESSSSVSCDEPEISSDTSSSLSTIYCDESSSSSDTSSLIESSSDIYSSSLADTSVYTSSESSTTEECPETSSLSSTESSSSEVSSTTEECTETSSSSIADSSIYTSSESSILSSHDESSSTIETTDSISSVESSSSIQETSELTSSKESSSSVESTSSVELSSSVQATSSKELSSSVETTSSVFTSTESLSSDDTSSSIETTSTVSSSSSEITSPCLQCTSSISSSSSVDVPSPWTSSSETESSSSSTTTSYTTIPSSSIEGASSSPFVSSGLTSSESTSVSSNTPPEYTITITNRGTTIITIATCPGGCTRTTTVFPSETTTTSIATSTETYCPDSSTEIDKSSSVLNTSITSTTAETTEETSKESTSETSTNDSTITSKTTTTLINTSTETYCPESSTETDKSSNVLDTSITSTTSTSSSTKETTDSTKDSTKATTTTSTISLSTSESTSSSNTGTLSTFSISTSTGNISSSISYTEIVSSPTEITSVTTDCTTNYISTTITCSSCESNIESTSDKVSKPPGGTNYDTTNFAPTAPAPRSSETGQFPSSSDKASQEEPIPSSSGTAVCEGDCDLTSRVEYDKLTPTQSTTQTTTHTTTQTTTQSTTQSTQSTSGTIPVSASAQSSSAQSSKVADSSTFHFSSFSTSSVLPSGLPIPVAFDSAAARPVISLVALMMSLLFL
- a CDS encoding predicted protein: IPDEVINVNLNGKDLMILSNGTLVGWALDEETIIKTFIPILQSSILGRYDFESEEMDWIELDDLPKNPLNNGNSYLQGEIMVVQGSTSDKRDLDKAAFAIGLSRSTRLSILENAFENHLELTKQNSESLAKGRKITTSESDFLQLTGRLFLIRGKLNLYSELIETPDLYWSEPTLEKIYNSVSKVLDINSRIAILNRKLDYATDEQRAFLGVLNEKKSTRLEWIIIILIMVEVCFETFHFYEKYTESTSNTKEQ